Part of the Verrucomicrobiia bacterium genome, TGACGACGAGCAGTTCAATGAGGGTGAAACCGCCCGCCCTAAGAACACGGCTGCTGGTCGAATTAATTTTTGAACGGCCGGTCACGGAAAGTTCGCGCAGAGGTTTTGCGGCGGGTGTGTCGAGATTCATAAACATAAATAAGGGATTTGTTGTGTACAGATTACCTCAACGGGTATTAAATATTATTGAATCAAAGCGACTGTTTTTATGACAGGAACGGCGGGAGTCGTCAATTAATAATTATCAATCTCTGGGCCAAGCTTGCCGAATTCTATCGGCCGGGGAAGTAGGCGATGGCGCTTTTGAGCTTCATTTCATCAATCTCGCCCATTTGGCGCTGGATAATTTTTCCGCCGGGTGCGATGAGGATGGTGTAGGGAAATCCACCCGGCCAATCGGCATCAATCGCCGCGCCCAGCGCGTCCTTGTCTTTTCCACTGAACAGATAATTGCGGCACGCGACTTTTCTTTCCTGAAGGTCGGCAAGGACTTTGTCTTTTTTATCGAGATCATCAGCGCTGATGGTCACGACTTCGAAGCTGCCATTGCGATACATCCGATTCATGGTAACAAATTCCGGAAGCTCGCGCAGGCATGGCCCGCACCATGTCGCCCAAACATTGATCAGCCGCAATTTTCCGCTGTCGTTTTTCACGAGCGCCTTGATGGCGTCGGCATCCGCCATTTGCAACGTAACCGGCTCTTTTTCCATCTCCGCAAGTTCACGCGCGGCTGCTGTCCGCTTCTCCGACCATTTGATCGAACAGCCAAAGGTTTTGGTTTTCTCCACGGGCACGGGTTTGCCGGCGAGCAACGCGTCTAAGGCGGCGCGCGCGTCCTGATGAGTGGCGGCGTCTATGTTTTCAGCATTGTCCACGTGCCCGACGTAACGAAGTTTGCGCTCCTTATCAAAAATAAATACATGCGGCGTGGCGACGGGGCCATATGCCCGCGCGGTGGTTTGCGTGTCACCGTCGTAGAGATAGGGATAATTGAAGTCGCGTTCCTGCGCGCGGATTTTCATGTCCTCAAACGAATCACTGCGATCAGAATAAACCATTTCGCTGAGGCTGAGAGCTTGCGGATCGTTGGCGCCGATGGCTACTACCTTGACGCCTTTGTGTTCATAATCATTAACAATCTGTTTTATGCGGCCTTCGTATGCCTGCGCGGTTTTGCAATGATTGGCCGTGAAGACAATCATCAAAATTTTGGCGTCGGCATAATCTTTGAGGGAATGAAGTTTTCCGTCCACGCCGGGCAAATCAAAATCGGGAGCGGACGCGCCAATATCGAGGGTTTTTGTCAAGCCATCCGCCGTGAGCATGGGACCAGCGGCGCAGAACGTAACGGATAGAAAAAATATTCCAACGATGACGGCGGCAAATTGCAGGCGGCGGCCAAATGCTGAAGGATCAGAAGTTTTAAGACACTTGACCAATGATTTCATGAGCCAAATTTAACAGCCGTCCGTGGCTTTTTATTGTCTGGAAACGGCGGATTTTATGCCGGAAGCGGCGAGGCGATTGCGTGGGAACAAAATGTTATTTAGAAGAAAATGGTCGGGACGGTGAGATTTGAACTCACGACCTTCTGAACCCCATTCAGACGCGCTACCAAGCTACGCTACGTCCCGAACCATCCGGCTGTTTTTCAACGACCGGAAAATCATCTTACGATGGCGAATGCCAAATTCAATACTATTCGGCGCGCTTTTTGGACAACGTGTGAGTGGCGTGGCCGTAGAAAACTTCAGCGGCTTCCATCACCGTTTCTGAAAGCGTCGGGTGCGGATGAACTGTCAGAGAGAGGTCTTTCGCCGTCACGCCCATTTCGACCGCCAACGCGCCTTCCGCGATCAGCTCCCCTGCCCCAACGCCAACAATGCCCACGCCGAGGATGCGTTCAGTCTTCGCGCAAATGATCAACTTCGTCAGACCGTCCGGACGATCCAGCGTCAACGCGCGACCCGATGCGCCCCACGGAAATTTCGCGACTTCAATATCAACGCCTTCGGCCTTTGCCTGGGCTTCGGTCAGGCCGCACCACGCCAATTCGGGATCGGTGAAGACCACGGCGGGGATCACATATTTGTCCGCGGTGCCGATCTCGCCCATGATGGTGTCCACGGCGATGCGTCCCTCACGGAACGCCTTGTGTGCGAGCAGAATTCCGCCCGCGATATCGCCAATCGCATAGATGGACGGGTCGCTCGTGCGCTGGTTGGAATCCACTTTGATGAAACCTTTTTCGTCCTTTTGAACCTTCGTGCTTTCGAGGCCGAGATTATCGCCATTGGGCACGCGCCCGACTGCAACGAGAACGCGGTCGTAAAGTTCCTCTTTTTTCTGGCCTTCAAATTCGGATTCCACCTTGATCTGCTTGCCGCTGGTGGACATCTTGAGAACCTTCGACTTGAGG contains:
- a CDS encoding redoxin domain-containing protein, giving the protein MKSLVKCLKTSDPSAFGRRLQFAAVIVGIFFLSVTFCAAGPMLTADGLTKTLDIGASAPDFDLPGVDGKLHSLKDYADAKILMIVFTANHCKTAQAYEGRIKQIVNDYEHKGVKVVAIGANDPQALSLSEMVYSDRSDSFEDMKIRAQERDFNYPYLYDGDTQTTARAYGPVATPHVFIFDKERKLRYVGHVDNAENIDAATHQDARAALDALLAGKPVPVEKTKTFGCSIKWSEKRTAAARELAEMEKEPVTLQMADADAIKALVKNDSGKLRLINVWATWCGPCLRELPEFVTMNRMYRNGSFEVVTISADDLDKKDKVLADLQERKVACRNYLFSGKDKDALGAAIDADWPGGFPYTILIAPGGKIIQRQMGEIDEMKLKSAIAYFPGR
- the lpdA gene encoding dihydrolipoyl dehydrogenase, whose translation is MEPIKTEIVVVGGGPGGYTAAFYAADLGKKVILIERDKRLGGVCLNRGCIPSKALLNAAHTISAARESAHRGIVFEAPKIDTNQLRAWKESIVAKLCGGIGMLAQKRNVHVIHGRAHFEGSNSLRVETEQGQQFVNYEHAIIATGSKPAMPKAFDLGNPRIMTSTEALETEDIPENLLIVGGGYIGMELGTVYATLGSKVVMVEALDSILLGADADLVRPVMAYAKKNFKEVRLKSKVLKMSTSGKQIKVESEFEGQKKEELYDRVLVAVGRVPNGDNLGLESTKVQKDEKGFIKVDSNQRTSDPSIYAIGDIAGGILLAHKAFREGRIAVDTIMGEIGTADKYVIPAVVFTDPELAWCGLTEAQAKAEGVDIEVAKFPWGASGRALTLDRPDGLTKLIICAKTERILGVGIVGVGAGELIAEGALAVEMGVTAKDLSLTVHPHPTLSETVMEAAEVFYGHATHTLSKKRAE